One genomic window of Deinococcus peraridilitoris DSM 19664 includes the following:
- a CDS encoding ketopantoate reductase family protein: MKLLIWGAGAIGGTIGAYLVRAGHDITFVDRAPEHVQAIQVTGLQITGPIEEFTVQAPAFTPDELQGQWDTVLLCTKAQDTRSAARALAPHLSDSGSVVSVQNGLNALVLNEEVGAHRVLASFVNFGADYLEPGVIHYGGHGAVVIGEQDGQLTPRARALHTLLRQFEPNAVLTPNINGYLWSKLAYGALLFATALTNDGIADALNRPEDRELYIALAQEVLRVADVHGVTPEAFNGFDPAAFTPGASVAAARQSMQDMVVHNRKSAKTHSGIWRDLAIRKRRTEVDAQVGWVVHFGEQHQLPTPISTRLIELIHDIEEGRRDQSRDNLAELHAVLPNSFQTTGESA, translated from the coding sequence ATGAAGCTGCTGATCTGGGGCGCGGGCGCCATTGGCGGCACCATTGGCGCCTACCTTGTGCGCGCCGGCCATGACATCACCTTCGTGGACCGTGCGCCGGAGCACGTGCAGGCCATTCAAGTGACCGGATTGCAAATCACAGGACCCATCGAGGAGTTTACGGTACAAGCGCCCGCCTTCACCCCTGACGAACTCCAGGGGCAGTGGGATACCGTGCTGCTGTGTACTAAAGCACAGGACACACGCAGTGCCGCGCGGGCGCTCGCACCGCACCTCAGCGACAGCGGCAGCGTGGTGTCCGTGCAGAACGGCCTGAACGCGCTGGTACTCAACGAGGAAGTCGGTGCTCACCGCGTGCTGGCCAGCTTCGTGAATTTCGGCGCGGACTACCTGGAGCCCGGGGTAATTCATTACGGCGGGCATGGCGCCGTGGTGATCGGCGAACAAGACGGACAGCTCACACCACGTGCCCGTGCGCTGCACACCCTGCTGCGCCAGTTCGAACCGAACGCCGTCCTGACACCCAACATCAACGGTTACCTGTGGAGCAAACTTGCTTACGGTGCGCTGCTGTTCGCGACCGCCCTCACGAATGACGGCATCGCGGACGCCCTCAACCGCCCTGAGGACCGTGAACTGTACATCGCGCTGGCCCAGGAGGTGCTGCGCGTTGCTGACGTGCACGGCGTGACTCCCGAAGCGTTCAACGGCTTTGATCCCGCCGCGTTCACCCCGGGTGCGTCTGTCGCGGCGGCCCGACAGTCGATGCAGGACATGGTCGTACATAACCGCAAAAGTGCCAAGACGCACAGCGGCATCTGGCGTGACCTGGCCATCCGCAAACGCCGCACGGAAGTCGACGCGCAAGTCGGCTGGGTGGTGCACTTCGGTGAGCAGCACCAGCTGCCAACACCGATTTCCACCCGGCTGATCGAGCTGATTCACGACATCGAGGAAGGACGGCGTGACCAGAGCCGCGACAACCTCGCTGAACTTCACGCCGTGCTGCCGAACAGCTTCCAGACCACCGGAGAAAGTGCGTGA
- a CDS encoding carboxypeptidase M32: protein MSEFQDRAAEINDLLCVLNVLTWDARTQMPSGGSATRAQQLATVSAIARARLLDPAFEQAALRAQQQETTRRAASQALGATRAMKRIPERLTRELALTKSAAQDAWARAKDANDFASFAPHLQRMISLSRELADALGYQDHPYDALLGLYEPGLTSRSLHTLFEGLRAHHVPLLKVIRTRPQPRTDFLRRCYPSEGQRTFSLGVAQAFGYDLTRGRLDASAHPFEISFTRQDVRITTRYREHFLPAALFGTLHETGHALYEQNVSPELTRSVLASDLLGLYAVGGASYGTHESQSRLWENRIGRSRTFWELHFPHLQDHFPEQLADVTTTEFHRAVNVVEPSLIRVEADELTYDLHIMLRVDLEMALIQGDLDVQDLPDVWNERLQSDLGLTPPDDARGVLQDIHWSAGLFGSFPTYTIGNVMASQFYEAAQRAIPELNGQLERGDYGTLRTYLTTQVYQHGRTFTPHELLVRSTGRGLDPQPYLAYLTGKYSELYDLPTAHREHA, encoded by the coding sequence GTGAGTGAATTTCAAGATCGAGCTGCAGAAATCAACGATTTGCTGTGCGTACTGAATGTCCTCACCTGGGACGCCCGCACACAGATGCCCAGCGGCGGCAGCGCCACGCGCGCACAACAGCTGGCGACGGTCAGTGCCATCGCCCGCGCGCGCCTGCTCGACCCGGCCTTCGAGCAGGCCGCGCTGCGCGCCCAGCAGCAGGAAACCACCCGGCGGGCCGCTTCTCAGGCCCTGGGCGCGACCCGCGCGATGAAACGCATTCCCGAACGGCTCACCCGCGAACTCGCGCTCACCAAAAGCGCCGCGCAGGACGCCTGGGCGCGGGCCAAAGATGCCAATGATTTCGCGAGTTTCGCGCCGCACCTGCAGCGCATGATCAGCCTTTCACGCGAACTCGCCGACGCCCTCGGGTACCAGGACCATCCTTACGATGCGCTGCTGGGACTCTACGAACCCGGGCTCACCAGCCGCAGCCTCCATACACTCTTTGAGGGTCTGCGCGCGCACCATGTCCCTTTGCTCAAGGTCATCAGGACGCGACCACAGCCACGCACGGATTTCCTGAGGCGCTGCTACCCCAGTGAAGGACAACGGACGTTTTCCCTCGGCGTCGCGCAGGCTTTCGGGTACGACCTGACACGTGGCCGCCTGGACGCGTCCGCGCATCCTTTCGAGATCAGCTTCACCCGTCAGGACGTGCGCATCACCACCCGCTACCGTGAGCACTTCCTGCCCGCCGCGCTGTTCGGCACGCTGCACGAAACAGGCCACGCGCTGTACGAACAAAACGTCTCACCGGAACTGACCCGCAGCGTGCTCGCCAGCGACCTGCTCGGTTTGTACGCGGTGGGCGGCGCGAGTTACGGTACGCACGAAAGCCAGTCGCGCTTGTGGGAGAACCGCATCGGCCGCTCCCGCACTTTCTGGGAACTGCACTTTCCGCACTTGCAGGATCACTTTCCCGAACAGCTCGCGGACGTCACCACCACCGAATTCCACCGCGCCGTCAATGTCGTCGAACCCAGCCTCATCCGCGTTGAAGCCGACGAACTGACCTACGACCTGCACATCATGCTGCGGGTCGACCTCGAGATGGCGCTCATTCAGGGTGACCTCGACGTGCAGGATCTGCCGGACGTCTGGAATGAACGCCTGCAGTCCGATCTGGGCCTCACCCCACCCGACGATGCGCGCGGAGTGCTGCAGGACATTCACTGGTCCGCGGGCCTGTTTGGTTCCTTTCCCACCTACACCATCGGGAACGTCATGGCCTCGCAGTTTTACGAAGCCGCACAGCGCGCGATTCCCGAACTGAACGGGCAGCTCGAACGAGGCGACTACGGCACGCTGCGCACGTACCTCACCACGCAGGTCTACCAGCATGGCCGCACCTTCACCCCGCACGAACTGCTGGTGCGCAGCACCGGACGCGGCCTGGATCCGCAACCCTACCTCGCTTACCTCACCGGCAAGTACAGCGAACTGTACGATCTGCCGACCGCCCACCGGGAGCACGCATGA
- a CDS encoding RraA family protein, with the protein MTNEEVMRAFRSLLDDGDLTCTVSDALGRTGALSADFRPVWPGARLIGEAVTVRTFGTDLSAVFDGIQAAVPGSVLIIDSHGIRNAAFWGERTTRMAQARGLAGTVIDGACRDVVAISRLQYPVFSTAITPNAGLPGGRGSVNQTVQAGGIPVQPQDLVIADENGVVVIPQALASEILQRVHAALDDERKAFVLAAQGASVPPSNPRE; encoded by the coding sequence ATGACGAACGAAGAGGTCATGCGTGCCTTCCGGTCGCTGCTCGACGACGGTGACCTGACCTGCACCGTCAGTGACGCCCTGGGGCGCACCGGAGCGCTCAGCGCGGACTTCCGGCCCGTCTGGCCGGGCGCGCGCCTGATCGGTGAAGCGGTGACCGTGCGCACCTTCGGTACCGACCTGAGCGCGGTCTTCGACGGGATCCAGGCCGCGGTGCCGGGCAGCGTCCTCATCATCGACTCGCACGGAATTCGCAATGCGGCTTTCTGGGGCGAGCGCACCACCCGCATGGCGCAGGCGCGCGGACTGGCCGGTACGGTCATCGACGGAGCCTGCCGGGATGTTGTCGCCATCAGTCGCCTGCAGTACCCCGTGTTCAGTACCGCCATCACCCCGAACGCCGGTCTGCCCGGTGGGCGCGGAAGCGTCAACCAGACCGTTCAGGCCGGCGGAATTCCCGTGCAGCCGCAGGACCTGGTGATCGCCGATGAAAACGGTGTAGTGGTCATTCCCCAGGCCCTCGCTTCGGAAATACTGCAGCGCGTACACGCGGCCCTCGACGATGAACGAAAAGCGTTCGTGCTCGCCGCACAGGGCGCGTCCGTGCCACCCTCCAACCCTCGCGAATAA
- a CDS encoding SDR family NAD(P)-dependent oxidoreductase, whose translation MNVTFEQQSVIVTGAAHGFGRAIALAFAQRGAVVWACDVQEERLHETAHLARQGATPLHTRAVDVTSRDAVQALVDGVQQHTGRVDVLVNNAGGVLGQVGRPIEAITPQDWHAIFQVNVDGAFYCAQAVAPIMKQQGRGRIINISSGAGLGISLTGIQAYASAKAAQIGLTRQLAHELGEWGITVNNVAPGFVRSNPTTEKQWESYGEDGQRRLLQNIALKRLGSPEDIAHAVLFFASDYAGWVTGQVLSVDGGK comes from the coding sequence GTGAACGTCACTTTCGAGCAGCAGAGCGTGATCGTGACCGGCGCCGCGCATGGCTTCGGGCGCGCCATTGCGCTCGCCTTCGCGCAGCGCGGCGCGGTCGTCTGGGCGTGCGATGTGCAAGAAGAGCGGCTGCACGAAACCGCCCACCTCGCCCGGCAGGGCGCGACGCCCCTTCACACCCGCGCGGTGGACGTGACGTCCCGTGACGCCGTACAGGCCCTTGTCGACGGCGTGCAGCAGCACACGGGCCGTGTTGACGTGCTGGTCAACAATGCCGGAGGAGTGCTTGGGCAGGTGGGCCGTCCCATCGAAGCGATCACCCCGCAGGACTGGCACGCGATCTTCCAGGTGAACGTGGACGGCGCGTTCTACTGCGCCCAGGCGGTCGCGCCGATCATGAAGCAACAGGGACGCGGGCGGATCATCAACATCTCCAGCGGCGCCGGCTTGGGAATCAGCCTGACCGGCATTCAGGCGTACGCCAGCGCGAAAGCCGCGCAGATCGGCCTCACCCGGCAGCTCGCCCATGAACTCGGCGAGTGGGGCATCACCGTGAACAACGTCGCGCCTGGCTTTGTGCGCAGCAATCCCACCACCGAGAAGCAATGGGAAAGTTACGGTGAGGATGGCCAACGGCGCCTGCTGCAGAACATCGCCCTGAAACGCCTTGGCTCTCCCGAAGACATCGCGCACGCCGTGCTGTTCTTCGCGTCGGACTACGCGGGCTGGGTGACCGGGCAAGTGCTCAGCGTGGACGGTGGCAAATGA
- a CDS encoding SDR family oxidoreductase — MNSTPGKLSGKAAIVTGASSGIGVATALALAGEGAAVVLTARREERLQDVARRIRTAGGQAEVVVADVAKEAQAQEIVQRAMDAFGRIDILVNNAGLMLLGPVVGADTTDWQRMIDVNLLGLMYATHAALPHMQRQGEGHIVNISSVSGRGASPTSAGYSASKWAVGGFSEGLRQEVRLHGIRVTVIEPGVVATELTDHITHQATKSSYEERIKTMTPLEAEDIAAAVTYAVTQPKRVNVNQLLIRPLDQG; from the coding sequence ATGAACTCCACGCCAGGAAAACTCAGCGGAAAAGCAGCCATCGTCACCGGCGCCAGCAGCGGCATTGGCGTCGCCACCGCCCTCGCGCTGGCTGGCGAAGGCGCGGCGGTCGTCCTGACAGCCCGCCGCGAAGAGCGCCTGCAGGACGTCGCGCGCCGGATCCGCACGGCCGGCGGTCAGGCGGAAGTCGTCGTGGCTGACGTGGCGAAGGAAGCGCAGGCCCAGGAGATCGTACAGCGCGCCATGGACGCTTTTGGCCGAATTGACATTCTGGTGAACAACGCCGGGCTGATGCTGCTCGGCCCTGTCGTGGGCGCTGACACCACCGACTGGCAACGCATGATCGACGTGAACCTGCTGGGCTTGATGTACGCCACCCACGCTGCGCTGCCCCACATGCAAAGGCAAGGTGAAGGGCACATCGTGAATATCTCATCCGTTTCCGGTCGCGGCGCCAGCCCGACGTCCGCCGGATACAGCGCCAGTAAATGGGCAGTGGGCGGCTTCAGTGAAGGTCTCCGCCAGGAAGTGCGTCTGCACGGTATTCGCGTCACGGTCATCGAACCGGGCGTGGTCGCCACGGAACTCACCGACCACATCACGCACCAGGCCACCAAGTCAAGCTACGAAGAGCGCATCAAGACCATGACCCCCCTCGAGGCCGAGGACATCGCCGCGGCCGTCACGTACGCCGTCACGCAGCCCAAACGCGTCAACGTCAACCAACTGCTGATCCGCCCTCTCGACCAAGGCTGA
- a CDS encoding dipeptidase codes for MKTLPDVQTVLDARRDASLVDLVAFASIPSVSAQHQHRHDLLRAAEWLAERLRACGELTVEVWPTAGHPAVYAEWLGAPGAPTALIYGHYDVQPPEPLERWNTPPFTPTVRDGRLYGRGVSDDKGPLLIPVQVADAFFTAQGALPINVKFLFEGEEEVGSAHLDALVSERRERLRADFVLSADGGMWSADTPSLTVSARGIAALEFTLRGPAKDLHSGRHGGALQNPLHALAALVASLHDESGRVTVAGFYDGVQDRTPEERAETQRLPFSDEAYLQQTGANATFGEAGYSTLERQWYRPTLELNGLWGGYTGEGSKTVLPSEAHAKITCRLVPGQDPQHVTRQIIAHLHAQLPPGVTLEVQPSSHAAPAYHLPTQHPARSAAKAVLHELYGTPPLEVGMGGSIPVLDTFSRVLGIDTVFFSFAVGDEDIHAPNEFFRIERLAQGQRAWALLWQRLAQEGRRA; via the coding sequence ATGAAGACACTTCCCGACGTGCAGACCGTGCTCGACGCGCGCCGTGACGCGTCCCTGGTGGATCTGGTGGCGTTCGCGAGCATCCCGAGTGTCAGCGCTCAACACCAGCATCGCCACGACCTGCTGCGCGCGGCAGAATGGCTCGCGGAGCGCCTGCGGGCCTGCGGAGAACTCACCGTGGAAGTGTGGCCCACCGCCGGCCATCCGGCAGTGTACGCTGAATGGCTCGGCGCACCCGGGGCGCCCACCGCGCTGATTTACGGGCATTACGACGTGCAACCGCCGGAGCCGCTGGAACGCTGGAACACCCCACCCTTCACACCCACCGTGCGAGACGGCAGGCTGTACGGACGCGGCGTGAGTGACGACAAAGGCCCGCTCTTGATTCCCGTGCAGGTCGCTGACGCTTTTTTCACCGCGCAGGGCGCTTTGCCGATCAACGTCAAGTTCCTCTTCGAGGGTGAGGAGGAAGTCGGCAGCGCGCACCTCGACGCGCTCGTGAGCGAACGCCGTGAACGGCTGCGCGCGGATTTCGTGCTCAGCGCGGACGGCGGCATGTGGAGTGCGGACACGCCTTCCTTGACCGTCAGCGCGCGCGGCATCGCCGCGCTCGAATTCACGCTGCGCGGCCCCGCGAAGGATCTACACTCCGGGCGTCACGGTGGCGCGCTGCAAAACCCACTGCACGCCCTCGCGGCCCTCGTGGCGAGCCTGCATGATGAAAGCGGACGCGTCACCGTCGCGGGCTTTTACGACGGCGTGCAGGACCGCACCCCCGAGGAACGCGCGGAAACGCAGCGGCTGCCTTTCAGTGACGAAGCGTACCTGCAGCAGACCGGAGCGAACGCCACTTTTGGCGAAGCTGGCTACAGCACCCTGGAACGCCAATGGTACCGCCCGACGCTCGAACTGAACGGTCTGTGGGGCGGCTACACCGGCGAAGGCAGCAAAACCGTCCTGCCGTCCGAAGCGCACGCCAAAATCACCTGTCGTCTCGTTCCCGGGCAGGATCCGCAGCACGTCACCCGCCAGATCATCGCTCATCTTCACGCGCAGCTGCCGCCGGGCGTCACGCTGGAGGTGCAGCCCAGCTCGCATGCCGCCCCCGCCTACCACCTGCCCACCCAGCATCCCGCACGCAGCGCCGCGAAAGCCGTGCTGCACGAACTGTACGGCACGCCTCCACTGGAAGTCGGCATGGGCGGCAGTATTCCGGTGCTGGACACCTTCAGTCGGGTGCTCGGCATCGATACCGTCTTCTTCTCGTTCGCCGTCGGTGACGAGGACATTCACGCGCCCAATGAATTCTTCCGGATCGAGCGTCTCGCGCAGGGCCAGCGGGCCTGGGCGCTGCTCTGGCAACGCCTCGCACAGGAGGGCAGGCGCGCATGA
- a CDS encoding GntR family transcriptional regulator, with translation MHNTPDSKTPRFTLDRSLNIPVVVQLRGQIEYGIACGEIARGSRLPSVRELAQELGIGHVTAAQVYKDLMARGMIVTHPGKGTFVAPATSAARSAAPNFHRIRAMLSDVLERAERDGITPEQVAELLNTLLSRSATLPARGVRVVIIGLFDEVTRAYAEDLHAALLPEDYVQAVTLEQLRHGQLRTEIQQSDVVLALAHRVNEARQLLPGVDVLPVGFIAAPATRTALAALDPRVSLAVIATFEDFLPTFNVGVKRFAPHVTTVRATHINAADLTELLAWCDVAVYASGSERIAELLPTPKHAFEYRHTIDPRDVEQLVLPAVHARRSHAAQRIKT, from the coding sequence ATGCATAACACCCCCGACTCGAAAACACCCCGCTTCACCCTGGATCGCTCGCTCAACATCCCCGTGGTGGTACAGCTGCGCGGTCAGATTGAATACGGCATCGCCTGCGGTGAAATCGCACGCGGTTCGCGGCTGCCGAGCGTACGTGAACTCGCGCAGGAACTCGGCATCGGCCACGTCACTGCCGCGCAGGTGTACAAAGACCTCATGGCACGCGGCATGATCGTCACGCACCCCGGCAAGGGCACCTTCGTCGCTCCCGCGACCTCGGCCGCCCGGAGTGCCGCGCCTAACTTCCACCGGATCCGCGCGATGCTGAGTGACGTCCTCGAGCGGGCGGAGCGCGACGGCATCACACCCGAGCAGGTGGCCGAGCTGCTCAACACGCTGCTTTCACGCAGCGCCACGCTTCCTGCGCGCGGCGTACGGGTGGTCATCATCGGCCTCTTTGACGAAGTCACCCGCGCGTACGCGGAGGATCTGCACGCCGCGCTGCTTCCAGAAGATTACGTGCAGGCCGTGACCCTCGAGCAGCTCCGCCATGGGCAGCTGCGAACGGAGATTCAGCAGTCGGACGTGGTCCTCGCGCTCGCGCACCGCGTGAACGAAGCGCGTCAGCTGCTGCCCGGCGTGGACGTCCTGCCCGTCGGATTCATCGCAGCGCCCGCGACCCGCACGGCCCTCGCCGCCCTCGATCCCCGGGTCAGCCTGGCGGTCATCGCTACCTTCGAGGATTTCCTTCCGACCTTCAATGTCGGCGTGAAGCGCTTCGCTCCGCACGTCACCACGGTTCGCGCGACCCACATCAACGCCGCTGACCTGACGGAGTTGCTCGCCTGGTGTGACGTCGCGGTGTACGCCAGCGGCTCGGAACGGATTGCCGAGCTGCTGCCCACCCCAAAGCACGCTTTCGAATACCGCCACACCATTGATCCGCGGGATGTGGAGCAGCTGGTGCTGCCGGCCGTGCATGCCCGCCGGAGCCACGCGGCACAAAGGATAAAAACATGA
- a CDS encoding ABC transporter substrate-binding protein: MLSTPRALLTLALLTVNVATAQTLTVGLDADPVRLDPTFSAAAVDRHVLYQVFDRLVDVDENLKIIPSVAKSWKISQDGLTYTLNLHSGIKFHDGTVLDAAAVKYSLERSMTLEGSARKNELSVIKSVTAVNPTTVRLDLNAPFGPLLAILGDRAGMIVSPQAARSAGADFGRAPVGSGPFKYTSRTQQDNITLSAHEGYWAGAPKIDKLVYRPFPDGDIRYANLISGAAQVVVLDAKDVAKLESNDRFSVVNIPTLGFQGIWLNTRRAPFNNKLVRQALSQTIDRNAVTNVVFRNTAKPAAGPFPPGTPAYSSSIKVPTPNVPEARKKLQQAGQSNLSFTLIAATGTVTSQLAQLYQAMFAQAGITMKIELVDNAALGARAQTFDFDAALLNWSGRIDPDGNIFDWVRTGGTYNYGRYSNPEVDALLAKARLQSAMSARKATYNVALGKVLDDSPYIWVYHQAHLYGASKALGGLKLIPDGILRFNTVTLR; encoded by the coding sequence ATGCTGAGCACTCCGCGCGCACTCCTCACGCTTGCCCTGCTGACCGTCAACGTCGCAACCGCGCAGACCCTCACCGTCGGACTCGACGCGGACCCCGTGCGCCTCGATCCCACCTTCAGCGCCGCCGCGGTGGACCGTCACGTGCTGTATCAGGTGTTCGACCGCCTGGTGGACGTCGATGAGAACCTCAAGATCATTCCCTCCGTCGCCAAAAGCTGGAAAATCAGCCAGGACGGCCTGACCTACACCCTCAACCTGCACAGCGGCATCAAATTTCATGACGGCACGGTGCTCGACGCAGCCGCCGTGAAGTACTCGCTTGAGCGCAGCATGACCCTCGAAGGCAGCGCGCGCAAGAACGAACTGTCCGTCATCAAGAGCGTCACGGCCGTCAACCCCACCACCGTCCGGCTGGACCTGAATGCGCCCTTCGGACCCTTGCTGGCCATTCTTGGCGACCGTGCAGGCATGATTGTCTCCCCGCAAGCCGCCCGCAGCGCCGGAGCGGACTTCGGCCGCGCGCCCGTTGGCAGCGGCCCCTTCAAATACACCAGCCGAACCCAACAGGACAACATCACCCTCAGCGCCCACGAAGGCTACTGGGCAGGCGCACCAAAAATCGACAAGCTGGTCTACCGGCCTTTCCCGGACGGTGACATCCGCTACGCCAACCTGATCTCCGGCGCCGCGCAGGTGGTGGTGCTGGACGCCAAGGACGTGGCGAAGCTCGAAAGCAACGACCGCTTCAGTGTGGTCAACATCCCCACGCTGGGCTTTCAGGGCATCTGGCTCAACACCCGGCGCGCCCCGTTCAACAACAAGCTCGTCCGGCAGGCCCTGTCGCAAACGATTGACCGCAACGCCGTCACGAACGTCGTGTTTCGCAACACTGCCAAACCCGCCGCAGGGCCCTTCCCGCCCGGAACGCCCGCCTACAGCAGCAGCATCAAGGTGCCCACTCCCAACGTCCCGGAGGCCCGCAAGAAACTTCAGCAAGCCGGTCAGAGCAATCTCAGCTTCACCTTGATCGCCGCGACCGGAACCGTCACCTCCCAACTCGCGCAACTGTACCAGGCGATGTTCGCGCAGGCTGGCATCACCATGAAAATCGAGCTCGTGGACAACGCTGCCCTTGGGGCCCGCGCCCAAACCTTTGATTTCGATGCGGCGCTGCTCAACTGGAGCGGGCGCATTGACCCGGACGGCAACATCTTTGATTGGGTCAGGACCGGCGGGACGTACAACTACGGCCGTTACAGCAACCCGGAAGTCGATGCCCTGCTCGCCAAGGCACGCCTGCAAAGTGCCATGAGCGCCCGAAAAGCCACCTACAACGTCGCGCTGGGCAAAGTCCTCGACGACTCGCCCTACATCTGGGTGTACCACCAGGCACACCTGTACGGCGCTTCCAAAGCCCTCGGTGGACTCAAGCTGATTCCTGACGGAATCTTGCGTTTCAACACCGTCACCCTGCGTTGA
- a CDS encoding creatininase family protein: protein MIRNLNWMHVEAYLQHDDRCVLPLGSTEQHGYLSLCVDNTLPEKLALDAAEPLDVPVFPVLPYGITPYFRAYPGSVTLRVQTYLAVVRDLLDGLHEQGFRRILIVNGHGGNSPAQGFVGEWMADHPGTQVQFHNWWNAPQVWAHVQRTDSNASHASWMENFPWTRLPGVTLPEEEKTALNLNRLRLLAPQELREYLGDGNYGGKYQRPDQDMLALWDTAVRETRSLLENGWAVTERVQAGQG, encoded by the coding sequence ATGATCCGAAACCTGAACTGGATGCACGTTGAAGCGTACCTGCAGCACGATGACCGCTGCGTGCTGCCCCTCGGAAGCACCGAACAGCACGGCTACCTCAGCTTGTGCGTGGACAACACCCTGCCCGAGAAACTCGCGCTTGACGCCGCCGAACCCCTGGACGTTCCGGTGTTTCCGGTACTGCCCTACGGCATCACCCCTTACTTCCGCGCGTACCCTGGCAGCGTCACGCTGCGCGTACAGACGTACCTCGCCGTCGTACGCGACCTGCTCGACGGGCTGCACGAACAAGGGTTCCGGCGCATCCTGATCGTCAACGGTCACGGTGGCAACTCGCCCGCGCAGGGCTTCGTCGGGGAATGGATGGCCGATCACCCGGGCACGCAGGTGCAGTTTCACAACTGGTGGAACGCCCCGCAGGTGTGGGCGCACGTGCAACGCACGGACAGCAACGCCTCGCACGCTTCCTGGATGGAGAACTTTCCCTGGACCCGCCTTCCGGGCGTCACGCTTCCCGAAGAAGAAAAAACAGCCTTGAACCTCAACCGGTTGCGGCTGCTGGCACCGCAGGAACTGCGTGAGTACCTGGGGGACGGCAATTACGGCGGGAAGTATCAGCGTCCGGATCAGGACATGCTGGCTCTCTGGGACACGGCCGTACGGGAAACGCGCAGCCTGCTCGAAAACGGTTGGGCCGTGACCGAGCGCGTTCAGGCAGGGCAGGGATGA
- a CDS encoding ABC transporter ATP-binding protein, producing MSASPLSIHGPLQSSSEVLMDIRNLTKTFPVRHSLLERWRQQPMRKVRALSDVNLDVRKGETLGIVGESGCGKSTLARCLVRLYEADSGSVSYQGQDVLALRGAHLRDYNRRVQMIFQDPFSSLNPRMTVRQVLREVLSVHRMRPKDQLDARVRELLELVGLPAEAAQRYPHEFSGGQRQRIGIARALALEPECLIADELVSALDVSVQAQVVNLLLELQERLKLTVLFVAHDLRLVRHLSHRVAVMYLGRVVEVATTDALFEQPLHPYTQALLAAAPDLDPQQRVTTPALQGELPSPLHVPSGCPFRTRCPHAFDRCATERPDLTPTSSEQTVACHLYTHPPEHPVRGASAEPHNVRRHA from the coding sequence ATGAGCGCGTCTCCGCTGAGCATTCACGGTCCGTTGCAGTCCTCGTCGGAGGTGCTGATGGACATTCGCAACCTCACCAAGACCTTCCCGGTGCGCCACAGCCTGCTCGAACGCTGGCGCCAGCAGCCCATGAGAAAAGTCCGGGCGCTCAGTGACGTGAACCTCGACGTTCGCAAAGGCGAGACGCTCGGGATCGTCGGGGAAAGTGGCTGCGGCAAATCGACCCTGGCGCGCTGCCTCGTGCGCCTCTACGAGGCGGACAGCGGCAGCGTCAGCTACCAGGGGCAGGACGTGCTGGCGTTGCGCGGCGCTCACCTGCGCGACTACAACCGCCGTGTGCAGATGATCTTTCAGGATCCCTTCTCGTCCCTCAATCCCCGCATGACCGTCCGGCAGGTGCTGCGCGAAGTGCTTTCCGTGCACCGCATGCGCCCAAAAGATCAACTCGACGCGCGGGTGCGTGAGCTGCTCGAACTGGTGGGCCTGCCCGCCGAAGCCGCGCAGCGTTACCCGCACGAATTCAGCGGCGGGCAGCGCCAGCGCATCGGCATCGCCCGCGCCCTGGCCCTCGAACCCGAATGCCTGATCGCCGATGAGCTGGTCTCCGCGCTTGACGTGAGCGTACAGGCGCAAGTCGTGAATCTGCTGCTGGAACTGCAGGAACGCCTCAAGCTCACCGTGCTGTTCGTCGCGCACGATCTGCGTCTGGTGCGGCACCTGTCGCACCGTGTCGCCGTGATGTACCTCGGACGCGTCGTGGAGGTCGCGACGACGGACGCCTTGTTCGAGCAGCCGCTCCACCCTTACACCCAGGCGCTGCTGGCCGCCGCGCCCGACCTCGATCCGCAGCAGCGTGTCACCACACCCGCCTTGCAGGGAGAGCTGCCCAGCCCACTCCACGTTCCGAGTGGCTGCCCGTTTCGTACGCGTTGCCCTCACGCCTTTGACCGCTGCGCGACTGAGCGGCCGGACCTCACGCCCACCAGCAGCGAGCAGACCGTCGCCTGCCATCTCTACACCCACCCGCCGGAACACCCGGTTCGTGGGGCCAGCGCCGAACCGCACAATGTAAGGCGTCATGCATAA